CCAATTTGACTAGCTACATAAACTGCTATAAGATTTAAGCCACTACCAATCAGCATGACCAGCGATACCTGCCATCCTACTAAGTCACTTATTTTCTGCTGATAGTAAAAGTAAAACATGCACATGAGTGTCCCGACTAGCTGATAAGTCATCATCCAGTAAAAGAGTACTGGTTTTTCCTGCCATTCTTTTCGAACTTGCAGGACAATCGTTTTAAAGGTTAAGACTTCATTTCTTCCTCTCTTAGCCATTGGTTCTTTCATAAAATAAATCAAGATTATAGAAAGAAAAGATAATCCAATAGCAATTAGATAGGTCCAAGCCAATGCTCCGTGAATAAAGAAGCCTGCGACAACTGTACCTAGGGTTCGGGTGACTTCTGCCACACCAGACAAAAAGCTAGAAATCTGAAGATATCGGTCCTTTTGACCCGCTTCTACAGCAGAATCATATAAGAAAGCGGTGCTGGTTCCCGAGTCAAAATTATAGGACCAAGCACTGACCATCATGGCAAGAGCATAAATCCAAAAATTCCCCTGACCAATCAAAATCAAGATAGAGGATACAATACTGGCCAAGCGAGCCAAATAGAGATTGGTCTTGTAGCTAAATCGATCGGCCAACATACCAGATGGGATCTCACACAAGAGACTTGTCCCATGAAAGATACTCTCTAATAGACCGATTTGAAGCAAGGAAAGACCATTCTGAATGAAAAATAAAATCCAAAAACTAGTAATTCCAAAATAAGATGTAAATTCCAGTCCTGCTAGGAGAGGAATATTGCGTTTGTAAGTTCTTTTAAACATCGTTTTCTCTCTTTCAATATGTAATTTGATTGTTTCTAAAAGACTTACCTAGATTTGCCTACATTTTCTCCACCTCTTTCATTTAAAGTGAGAGTGGGACAGAAATCGGTAATTCGTTAGAATTCGATTTCGTCGTCCCACCTCCGCACAGTTGAGTAGGGCTGTAAAAGCTGATGAAATCAGCGTAGTAGAGCCCACTCAACCACTGCGTCTTGCTCGACAATCCAAAAACAATTGAGAGGCTAGGACTTCTGTCCCAGCCTCATAGTTATTAAGGTTTGATACGGTGCAACATACGTGGGAATGGAATAGCTTCACGGATGTGTTTAGTGCCAGCTGCAAAGGTTACCATACGCTCGATACCGATACCAAATCCACCGTGTGGTACGGTACCATATTTACGAAGATCAAGGTAGAATTCGTATTCTGTACGATCCATTCCAAGTGATTCCATCTTAGCGACAAGGGCATCGTAGTCTTCCTCACGCATTGAACCACCGATGATTTCTCCGTAACCTTCTGGCGCAAGCAAGTCTGCACAAAGTACGCGGTCTGGGTTACCAGGAACTGGTTTCATGTAGAAAGCCTTGATGTCAGCTGGATAGTTGATTACGAAAGTTGGCACACCAAAGTGGTTTGAAATCCAAGTTTCGTGAGGTGAACCAAAGTCATCACCATGTTCCAAATGTTCGTAGTCAGCATCTGCATCATTTTCATGCTCTTGCAATAGATCAATCGCTTCATCGTAAGTAATACGTTTGAATGGCTCTGCAATATAACGTTTCAAGAGCTCTGTATCACGTTCCAAGGTTTCCAAGGCTTGAGGAGCACGATCTAGAACACCTTGAAGCAACGCTTTAACATAAGCTTCTTGCAAGTCAAGTGACTCATCATGTGTCAAGTATGAGTACTCCGCATCCATCATCCAGAACTCAGTCAAGTGACGGCGAGTCTTAGATTTCTCCGCACGGAATACTGGACCAAAGTCAAAGACGCGACCTAGAGCCATAGCACCAGCTTCAAGATAAAGCTGACCAGATTGGCTCAAGTAAGCTGGTGTTCCAAAGTAGTCAGTTTCGAAAAGTTCTGTAGAATCTTCTGCTGCATTTCCTGAAAGAATTGGGCTATCAAACTTCATAAAGCCATTCTTATCAAAGAACTCATAAGTTGCATAGATAATAGCGTTACGGATTTGCATCACTGCTACTTGTTTGCGTGAACGCAACCACAAGTGGCGGTTATCCATCAAGAAGTCTGTTCCGTGTTCTTTTGGAGTGATTGGGTAATCTTGAGATTCACCTATGACTTCGATGTCTGTAATATCGAGCTCATAACCAAATTTAGAGCGTTCGTCTTCTTTGACAATCCCAGTCACAAAGACAGATGTTTCTTGGCTTAAGCGTTTGATGGTATCAAATTTTTCAAGTCCCACTTCTTCACCAAATTTTTCGATAAAGTTTGGTTTGAAAGCCACACCTTGGAAAAAGGCAGTTCCGTCACGCAATTGCAAGAAGGCAATTTTCCCTTTTCCTGATTTGTTGGCAACCCAGGCACCGATTGTGACTTCTTGACCAACGTAATCTTTTACTTCGATAATTGTTACACGTTTTGTCATCGTTTATCTTCCTTTTTTCGTTTAACTTGTCCAAAGACATTATTACCCACTATTGTACCACAAATAATACCTGATAGCTAGCTAGTTTAACAGAAATTCATAAGTTTTTAACTACAAAACCTCCGCCAATGGGACGGAGGTTTAACTTCTTATTTTTCCATAAATTGGTGCAAACGACGAATGGCTTCTTTAAGTGTATCTAGGTCTGTCGCATAGCTGAGACGGACATTCTCTGGGGCTCCAAATCCAGCACCAGTAATCAAGGCCAGACCCACTTCCTCAAGAATAGCCGTTGTAAATGCAGTTACATCTGTATAACCCTTCATTTCCATAGCTTTTTTAACATTTGGGAAGAGGTAGAAAGCTCCTTGAGGTTTGACGACCTCAAAACCAGGGACCTGACACAAGAGTGGATAAATGGTATTCAAACGTTCCTCAAAAGCCTGACGCATCGTTTCTACTGAGTCTTGTGGACCAGTGAGCGCTTCGATTGTTGCGTATTGAGATACAGCAGTCAGGTTAGAAGTCGTTTGACCAGTCAATTTGCTCATAGCAGCAATAATTTCTGGATCACCTACTGCATAACCTACCCGCCAACCAGTCATAGCGTAGGCCTTAGACACTCCATTGATGACAATGGTTTGTTTGCGAATAGCTTCTGAAAGACTAGAGATTGGAACAAATTCATTCCCGTTATAGACCAAACGTCCATAAATATCGTCTGCTAGGATGAGAATGTCATGCTCAACTGCCCAGTTTCCAATGGCTAACAATTCCTCACGAGAGTAGATCATACCGGTAGGATTAGATGGTGAGTTAAGAACCAAGACTTTGGTCTTATCTGTGCGAGCCGCTTCTAATTGCTCCACAGTTACTTTAAAGTGATTGTCTTCCTTGGCTTGGACAAATACTGGAAGACCTTCTGCCATTTTCACTTGATCGCCATAGCTAACCCAGTAAGGAGTTGGAATAATCACCTCATCTCCAGGATTAACCACAGCCATAAAGAACGTATAAAGGGAGAACTTGGCACCAGTCGCAAACGTGACTTCAGTAGCTGCCACAGAATAACCATAATAACGTTCAAAATAAGTATTGACCGCTGCTTTTAACTCAGGCAGACCTGAAGCCACCGTATAGAAGGAAGCACGTCCATCTCGAATAGCCTCAACTGCAGCATCCTGAATATTTTTAGGAGTATGAAAATCGGGCTGACCTAGAGTCAAGAAAAGAACATCTTTTCCTTCCGCCTTTAATTTCTTAGCTCTTGCATCACTAGCCAGAGTGACACTTTCTTCCATTTCTAAGACACGTTTGGATAATTTCATTGTTTCTCCTTTTCGACTAAGGCGCCAGATTCAAAATCTACTAGATAATAGTCTCCTCCGGACTTGATTTCCCAGACTGGCTTGTTAGCGTACCGTCCAAAGGTAATCTTATCAATCTCAGTTGCTCCTTTTTCTCTGACAACTGCTTCTGCTTTTTCTTGAGAAGTACCATTTTCTAGTTGATATACGTAAATATTATTGTTGTTTTTTTCTATTAAAACAGCAACTGGTTTCTGATTTTTATCTTGACCAAGAACACTATAATAACTTTCTAAGCCATTGAATAAATCAACTTGGTTTACCGTTTCTAGATTCGCATACTGCTTAGCAAGCTTCTCTCCTTCAACCTTAGCAGTCCGATATGGCTTCATGCTGAGCCATACTAAATAAAGAAAGGAAGAAGTGATGACTAGAGTTAACAAAGTGATACCAATAATGTACTGAAATAATAGGGAATTTTTTTCTTTTTTTTGTCTCTTTTTCACTCGTCTATTTTACCATCTATCCAAGTGAATTACAAGTGAAGAAAGGGAAGGAATCTAGATTCTCGATACGTTTTTAGGAGATCATGACACGACTTCAAGCAGTGTTTTTATAGACTTTCCCATGGTCTTAATTCTTAAATGGAATCTTACACTTTATTGATTTTATTTTTTTGAGCGTATTTCTTGCAAATGACTTCGTTTTGTTGTAATATGTTTTGTAACAACAGATTAATTCTGATAAAAAACTTTAAAGGAGACTCCCTATGTCTAAAAAAGTATTATTTATTGTTGGTTCACTTCGAGAAGGTTCATTCAACCATCAAATGGCACTAGAAGCTGAAAAAGCTCTTGCAGGCAAAGCTGAGGTTAGCTATCTTGACTACTCAGCCATTCCTCTATTTAGTCAAGACCTTGAAGTCCCAACTCTTCCAGCTGTCGCTGAAGCTCGTGAAGCAGTTCAAGCTGCGGATGCTATCTGGATTTTCTCACCGGTTTATAATCACTCAATTCCTGGGCCAGTGAAAAACTTACTAGATTGGCTTTCACGCGCTATTGACTTATCTGACACTCGTGGAGCTTCTGCTCTTCAAGATAAGATTGTTACTGTATCTTCTGTAGCAAATGCAGGACACGATCAACTCTTTGCAATCTACAAAGACCTTCTACCATTTATCCGTACACAAGTTGTTGGTGATTTT
The window above is part of the Streptococcus sp. Marseille-Q6470 genome. Proteins encoded here:
- a CDS encoding MFS transporter; the encoded protein is MFKRTYKRNIPLLAGLEFTSYFGITSFWILFFIQNGLSLLQIGLLESIFHGTSLLCEIPSGMLADRFSYKTNLYLARLASIVSSILILIGQGNFWIYALAMMVSAWSYNFDSGTSTAFLYDSAVEAGQKDRYLQISSFLSGVAEVTRTLGTVVAGFFIHGALAWTYLIAIGLSFLSIILIYFMKEPMAKRGRNEVLTFKTIVLQVRKEWQEKPVLFYWMMTYQLVGTLMCMFYFYYQQKISDLVGWQVSLVMLIGSGLNLIAVYVASQIGKKWNSNRVFPTLVALTGLSLLLVFSGTPFAFLLIYLLTNTLYAVYQPIYFNDLQGYLPSSVRATMLSINSMLFSLSMIVIFPLIGWLIDRWGLVAVFLVLGLILLLIYPILIISLKRMGKLLNQDLKTE
- the asnS gene encoding asparagine--tRNA ligase; amino-acid sequence: MTKRVTIIEVKDYVGQEVTIGAWVANKSGKGKIAFLQLRDGTAFFQGVAFKPNFIEKFGEEVGLEKFDTIKRLSQETSVFVTGIVKEDERSKFGYELDITDIEVIGESQDYPITPKEHGTDFLMDNRHLWLRSRKQVAVMQIRNAIIYATYEFFDKNGFMKFDSPILSGNAAEDSTELFETDYFGTPAYLSQSGQLYLEAGAMALGRVFDFGPVFRAEKSKTRRHLTEFWMMDAEYSYLTHDESLDLQEAYVKALLQGVLDRAPQALETLERDTELLKRYIAEPFKRITYDEAIDLLQEHENDADADYEHLEHGDDFGSPHETWISNHFGVPTFVINYPADIKAFYMKPVPGNPDRVLCADLLAPEGYGEIIGGSMREEDYDALVAKMESLGMDRTEYEFYLDLRKYGTVPHGGFGIGIERMVTFAAGTKHIREAIPFPRMLHRIKP
- a CDS encoding pyridoxal phosphate-dependent aminotransferase; this encodes MKLSKRVLEMEESVTLASDARAKKLKAEGKDVLFLTLGQPDFHTPKNIQDAAVEAIRDGRASFYTVASGLPELKAAVNTYFERYYGYSVAATEVTFATGAKFSLYTFFMAVVNPGDEVIIPTPYWVSYGDQVKMAEGLPVFVQAKEDNHFKVTVEQLEAARTDKTKVLVLNSPSNPTGMIYSREELLAIGNWAVEHDILILADDIYGRLVYNGNEFVPISSLSEAIRKQTIVINGVSKAYAMTGWRVGYAVGDPEIIAAMSKLTGQTTSNLTAVSQYATIEALTGPQDSVETMRQAFEERLNTIYPLLCQVPGFEVVKPQGAFYLFPNVKKAMEMKGYTDVTAFTTAILEEVGLALITGAGFGAPENVRLSYATDLDTLKEAIRRLHQFMEK
- a CDS encoding DUF5590 domain-containing protein: MKKRQKKEKNSLLFQYIIGITLLTLVITSSFLYLVWLSMKPYRTAKVEGEKLAKQYANLETVNQVDLFNGLESYYSVLGQDKNQKPVAVLIEKNNNNIYVYQLENGTSQEKAEAVVREKGATEIDKITFGRYANKPVWEIKSGGDYYLVDFESGALVEKEKQ
- a CDS encoding NADPH-dependent FMN reductase, with the protein product MSKKVLFIVGSLREGSFNHQMALEAEKALAGKAEVSYLDYSAIPLFSQDLEVPTLPAVAEAREAVQAADAIWIFSPVYNHSIPGPVKNLLDWLSRAIDLSDTRGASALQDKIVTVSSVANAGHDQLFAIYKDLLPFIRTQVVGDFTAARVNDSAWADGKLVLEDSVVASLEKQADDLVQAIQ